One segment of Ricinus communis isolate WT05 ecotype wild-type chromosome 8, ASM1957865v1, whole genome shotgun sequence DNA contains the following:
- the LOC8260691 gene encoding protein CMSS1 isoform X2, producing MVSGKAEKPSKPQKKKTSFKNPKSHTNFKNIKKQPPATINPKNKNKNKKNDIHQINDKKQHNNKELSPASASQQLSFFIDEFQSANGLQLSSLELESIKETSFLELSKELGQDVNALGKQMKAAFGSSWKEVLCERQLVEGKIEAGNPAVLIISTSALRVIEILRGVRSLTKECHAAKLFSKHMKVEEQVTLLEDRVNFASGTPSRVKKLIDIEALGLSRLAVVVLDIHTDVKGYSLLTLPQVRCVKVPKGLGV from the exons ATGGTGAGCGGGAAAGCAGAAAAACCCTCAAAGCCACAGAAGAAAAAGACCTCCttcaaaaaccctaaatcccATACCAACTTCAAGAACATAAAGAAGCAGCCGCCTGCTACCATTAACCccaagaacaagaacaaaaacaagaaaaatgataTTCACCAAATCAATGACAAGAAGCAACACAATAACAAGGAGCTATCACCAGCTTCTGCTTCACAGCAGCTTAGTTTCTTTATAGATGAGTTTCAATCAGCCAATGGCCTCCAGCTTTCATCCCTCGAGCTTGAATCAATTAAAG AGACAAGCTTTTTGGAGTTATCTAAAGAACTGGGTCAAGATGTTAATGCCTTGGGAAAGCAAATGAAGGCAGCTTTTGGGTCCTCATGGAAAGAAGTCCTATGTGAAAGGCAGCTTGTGGAAGGGAAAATAGAAGCAGGGAATCCAGCTGTTCTTATTATTAGTACTTCTGCATTGAGAGTTATCGAAATTTTaag AGGCGTACGTTCATTGACGAAAGAATGCCATGCTGCAAAACTATTCTCAAAGCATATGAAGGTCGAGGAACAG GTTACCTTGTTGGAAGACCGTGTGAATTTTGCTAGTGGCACACCAAGCAG GGTGAAGAAGTTGATTGACATTGAGGCGTTGGGGCTTTCACGGTTGGCAGTGGTTGTGCTTGATATTCACACTGATGTTAAGGGCTATTCATTGTTGACACTTCCACAAGTCAG GTGCGTCAAAGTTCCAAAGGGACTTGGAGTCTAA
- the LOC8260691 gene encoding protein CMS1 isoform X1 produces the protein MVSGKAEKPSKPQKKKTSFKNPKSHTNFKNIKKQPPATINPKNKNKNKKNDIHQINDKKQHNNKELSPASASQQLSFFIDEFQSANGLQLSSLELESIKETSFLELSKELGQDVNALGKQMKAAFGSSWKEVLCERQLVEGKIEAGNPAVLIISTSALRVIEILRGVRSLTKECHAAKLFSKHMKVEEQVTLLEDRVNFASGTPSRVKKLIDIEALGLSRLAVVVLDIHTDVKGYSLLTLPQVRDEFWDLYKNYFHQRLIQGSLRICLFGPLPNGNVLRGKKKKAADE, from the exons ATGGTGAGCGGGAAAGCAGAAAAACCCTCAAAGCCACAGAAGAAAAAGACCTCCttcaaaaaccctaaatcccATACCAACTTCAAGAACATAAAGAAGCAGCCGCCTGCTACCATTAACCccaagaacaagaacaaaaacaagaaaaatgataTTCACCAAATCAATGACAAGAAGCAACACAATAACAAGGAGCTATCACCAGCTTCTGCTTCACAGCAGCTTAGTTTCTTTATAGATGAGTTTCAATCAGCCAATGGCCTCCAGCTTTCATCCCTCGAGCTTGAATCAATTAAAG AGACAAGCTTTTTGGAGTTATCTAAAGAACTGGGTCAAGATGTTAATGCCTTGGGAAAGCAAATGAAGGCAGCTTTTGGGTCCTCATGGAAAGAAGTCCTATGTGAAAGGCAGCTTGTGGAAGGGAAAATAGAAGCAGGGAATCCAGCTGTTCTTATTATTAGTACTTCTGCATTGAGAGTTATCGAAATTTTaag AGGCGTACGTTCATTGACGAAAGAATGCCATGCTGCAAAACTATTCTCAAAGCATATGAAGGTCGAGGAACAG GTTACCTTGTTGGAAGACCGTGTGAATTTTGCTAGTGGCACACCAAGCAG GGTGAAGAAGTTGATTGACATTGAGGCGTTGGGGCTTTCACGGTTGGCAGTGGTTGTGCTTGATATTCACACTGATGTTAAGGGCTATTCATTGTTGACACTTCCACAAGTCAG AGATGAGTTCTGGGATTTATACAAGAACTACTTCCACCAGCGACTTATACAAGGTTCTCTCCGCATCTGTCTATTTGGTCCATTGCCAAATGGAAATGTATTAAggggtaaaaagaaaaaagctgcTGATGAATAA